Proteins encoded in a region of the Aminivibrio sp. genome:
- the murC gene encoding UDP-N-acetylmuramate--L-alanine ligase, with amino-acid sequence MGIGGAGMSGLALLLAELGYEVSGCDMSHTTYVDKVLKEEIAVVLGHGKAHMDKFLPELLVYSSAIPEENEEITAARERGIAVAKRGEVLSWIFDSRFGIGVAGTHGKTTTSSMIALILEQAGLHPTLAIGGELCDIGVNAKLGDGPYMVAELDESDGSFEKFHPNIAVVTNADWDHVNHYPTFESVLEAFSRFTSNPKDGGLLVLCGEDAGLGKIMAAGPLPREAVTYGWGMGWTWGAFDVKHKHGGGTSFSIAHNGVHIDDMELSVSGDHNILNALAACAVSHTLGIPFTMIRKTLKEFKGAKRRLQHLGQINGVEVYDDYGHHPREIAATLSAIGRMFPEKRLLVAFQPHRFTRTQALYRDFASVLSTADTVFLLPVYQADEEPIEGVSSALINTILNEKKNSKSVMCRSLEEAASELEKQSMPGDIVLTIGAGDISNVGEMFMEKARAEVVHA; translated from the coding sequence ATGGGCATCGGTGGCGCAGGGATGAGCGGACTTGCTCTTCTTCTCGCCGAACTTGGCTACGAGGTAAGCGGCTGTGACATGAGCCACACCACCTATGTCGACAAGGTTCTTAAAGAAGAAATCGCGGTTGTTCTCGGGCATGGAAAGGCCCACATGGATAAATTCCTTCCCGAGCTTCTCGTCTACAGCAGCGCGATCCCCGAGGAGAACGAGGAAATAACCGCAGCCAGGGAGCGAGGAATCGCCGTCGCCAAAAGGGGAGAGGTCCTCAGCTGGATTTTCGACTCCCGGTTCGGCATAGGGGTTGCAGGAACCCACGGCAAAACGACAACGTCTTCCATGATAGCCCTCATCCTGGAACAAGCCGGGCTTCATCCGACTCTCGCCATTGGCGGCGAGCTCTGCGACATCGGAGTAAACGCGAAACTCGGAGACGGTCCCTACATGGTTGCAGAACTCGACGAGAGCGACGGTTCCTTCGAGAAATTCCATCCCAACATTGCGGTAGTCACAAATGCCGACTGGGATCATGTCAATCATTACCCTACCTTCGAAAGCGTTCTCGAGGCGTTCAGCCGATTTACATCGAACCCCAAGGACGGAGGCCTTCTCGTGCTCTGCGGAGAGGACGCGGGGTTAGGGAAAATCATGGCGGCAGGGCCCCTTCCAAGGGAAGCGGTAACCTATGGATGGGGGATGGGATGGACCTGGGGAGCCTTCGACGTGAAGCACAAACACGGCGGCGGGACCAGTTTCTCCATTGCCCACAATGGTGTCCACATTGACGACATGGAACTCTCAGTCTCGGGAGACCATAATATTCTCAACGCTCTGGCCGCCTGTGCCGTCTCCCACACTCTGGGGATTCCCTTTACCATGATCAGGAAGACCCTGAAAGAATTCAAGGGAGCAAAAAGGCGCCTCCAGCATTTGGGACAGATCAACGGAGTCGAGGTCTATGACGATTACGGACACCACCCCAGAGAGATCGCGGCAACCCTAAGCGCCATCGGCAGGATGTTCCCGGAAAAAAGGCTTCTTGTCGCCTTCCAGCCGCACAGGTTCACCAGAACGCAGGCCCTGTACAGGGATTTCGCCTCAGTTCTCTCCACGGCTGACACGGTGTTCCTGCTGCCCGTCTACCAGGCGGACGAAGAGCCTATCGAGGGTGTTTCTTCTGCCCTTATCAATACCATTTTAAATGAAAAGAAAAACTCGAAGAGCGTCATGTGCCGTTCTCTCGAGGAAGCGGCCTCCGAGCTCGAGAAACAGAGTATGCCCGGGGACATTGTCCTGACCATCGGAGCCGGAGATATTTCAAACGTGGGTGAAATGTTCATGGAAAAGGCAAGAGCGGAGGTAGTCCACGCCTGA
- the ftsA gene encoding cell division protein FtsA, with protein MYKEPEILVGLDLGTSKIAVVVAERDSRFQEAQIIGVGFAPSQGIRKGLIINLEQAVRSVRQAVKDAENMVGFEISEATVSFSGIDVASVTSRGMISLGRTPRQVSISDVERVIEAAQSELSIPSNRVTLHTIPVKYSIDGNSGIDDPLGMTGIRLEMELQSVIIPTTVVQNIINCVETAGVEVNGLVIKSLASALGALTDEETRAGVISLCIGGGTTGVALYTDGRPVKLSIIPIGGDHITNDLAYVMKIPISKAEEIKKMVSLSPDDEEQELDVDVRGRTKTFNVHEASEVVNCRLEELFGEHVLHQLSEYTMHIFPAGVVLSGGVAKTPGIELFASELLNLPVRIAEPLDMYQMPPGRNDCEYTTAAGIVRYMTSKERNPYRFIETPVSQLRSGSSIISPGLTGTKQPRKQGSSQGEGLRGLMEYLKKSVKELF; from the coding sequence GTGTACAAAGAGCCGGAAATTCTCGTCGGGCTGGACCTCGGCACGAGCAAAATCGCCGTTGTAGTGGCGGAAAGAGATTCCCGTTTCCAGGAAGCTCAGATAATCGGTGTCGGGTTCGCTCCGTCTCAGGGAATACGAAAAGGCCTGATCATTAACCTGGAACAGGCGGTCCGCTCTGTACGCCAAGCGGTAAAGGACGCGGAAAACATGGTGGGTTTCGAAATTTCGGAAGCTACCGTCTCGTTCAGCGGCATAGACGTGGCATCAGTAACGTCCAGGGGAATGATCTCCCTGGGCAGGACTCCCCGCCAGGTATCCATCTCGGATGTGGAAAGAGTTATCGAAGCGGCCCAGAGTGAGCTTTCCATTCCTTCAAACAGGGTTACCCTTCATACCATTCCGGTAAAATATTCCATTGACGGAAATTCGGGAATTGACGACCCTCTCGGCATGACGGGGATCCGGCTTGAAATGGAACTGCAGTCGGTAATAATTCCCACAACGGTGGTCCAGAATATAATAAACTGTGTCGAAACCGCCGGGGTGGAGGTTAACGGACTGGTCATCAAATCCCTTGCCAGTGCCCTCGGGGCACTGACCGACGAAGAAACGAGGGCTGGGGTTATTTCTCTTTGTATAGGCGGCGGAACCACGGGTGTCGCCCTCTATACAGACGGCCGCCCGGTCAAGCTGTCCATCATCCCCATCGGCGGGGATCATATAACCAATGACCTGGCCTACGTGATGAAAATTCCCATAAGCAAGGCGGAGGAGATCAAGAAAATGGTCTCTCTTTCCCCTGATGACGAAGAGCAGGAACTGGACGTCGACGTCAGAGGAAGAACAAAAACCTTCAACGTTCACGAAGCCTCCGAAGTGGTAAACTGCAGGCTGGAGGAGCTTTTCGGGGAACATGTACTCCACCAGCTTTCCGAATACACGATGCATATATTCCCAGCAGGGGTCGTTCTTTCGGGGGGCGTGGCCAAAACGCCGGGAATCGAACTATTCGCTTCCGAGCTTCTTAATCTTCCCGTCCGGATCGCCGAACCCCTTGACATGTACCAGATGCCTCCGGGAAGGAATGACTGTGAATATACTACAGCAGCGGGGATCGTGCGGTATATGACCAGCAAGGAAAGAAATCCGTACCGTTTCATCGAGACCCCCGTGTCCCAGCTTCGCTCAGGCTCTTCCATTATTTCGCCGGGGCTTACAGGGACAAAACAGCCCAGAAAACAGGGCAGTTCCCAGGGTGAAGGACTTCGTGGTCTTATGGAATACCTGAAAAAATCTGTCAAAGAGCTTTTCTAG
- the ftsZ gene encoding cell division protein FtsZ, translated as MEHVFQVNDTPRPHREEIKVIGVGGGGGNALNHIIRSGVSGVHFISANTDVGALQLSQATTKITLGEKLTKGLGAGSDPEVGLNSAKESIDKIREVVTGADMVFLTAGMGGGTGTGASPIIAEVAKEAGALVVAVVTFPFSFEMNRRRKQAMTGIATLKEKVDALLVVENDRLLELTDEKTKHADAYRLADEVLRQAVQGVTDLILKPSLINVDFADVRTVMQNAGSAIMGIGSGEGENRAEIAAKTAIKSPLMSIPMKGAKGILFNITGGSDLGIHEIRKAAQIITETADEDAIVIWGHTVSEEMSDKIQITVIATGFSSEKERKTVTNFPKTAPKTKTAGVVLEETEVLPAQDEDLFTMSGVPKNPYDIPSILRKSRKNGK; from the coding sequence ATGGAACACGTATTTCAGGTTAATGATACTCCGAGACCCCACCGGGAGGAAATCAAGGTCATCGGCGTCGGCGGCGGCGGCGGAAACGCCCTGAATCACATCATCAGGAGCGGAGTGTCAGGAGTCCACTTTATCTCCGCCAATACAGACGTGGGAGCTCTTCAGCTTTCCCAGGCCACGACGAAAATAACTCTTGGAGAAAAGCTGACCAAGGGACTGGGAGCGGGCTCCGACCCCGAAGTGGGGTTGAACAGCGCAAAGGAATCTATTGACAAGATACGGGAAGTGGTCACGGGAGCCGACATGGTGTTTCTTACCGCAGGCATGGGAGGCGGCACCGGAACCGGAGCGTCGCCCATCATCGCGGAAGTAGCGAAAGAAGCGGGAGCGCTCGTTGTCGCTGTTGTTACCTTTCCCTTCTCCTTCGAGATGAACCGCCGGAGAAAACAGGCCATGACGGGTATAGCCACCCTCAAGGAAAAAGTGGACGCCCTTCTCGTGGTCGAAAATGACCGCCTTCTTGAACTGACTGACGAAAAAACAAAGCATGCCGATGCCTACCGTCTCGCAGACGAAGTTCTCCGTCAGGCAGTTCAGGGGGTTACCGACCTTATTCTGAAACCCAGCCTTATCAATGTGGACTTTGCCGACGTGAGGACAGTGATGCAGAACGCAGGGTCCGCCATCATGGGGATCGGCTCGGGAGAAGGGGAGAACCGGGCGGAAATCGCCGCGAAGACCGCGATTAAGTCTCCGCTCATGTCCATCCCCATGAAGGGCGCGAAAGGAATTCTCTTTAATATTACAGGAGGGTCGGATCTCGGGATTCATGAAATCCGAAAAGCGGCACAGATCATCACGGAAACGGCGGATGAAGATGCGATCGTCATTTGGGGTCACACGGTCTCCGAGGAAATGTCCGACAAAATACAGATAACGGTCATCGCTACCGGTTTTTCCTCGGAAAAGGAAAGAAAGACGGTCACCAATTTTCCCAAGACAGCCCCGAAGACGAAAACTGCCGGAGTAGTGCTCGAGGAAACTGAAGTGCTCCCGGCCCAGGATGAAGACCTGTTTACCATGAGCGGAGTCCCGAAGAACCCTTACGATATTCCGTCAATCCTCCGCAAAAGCCGGAAGAACGGGAAATAA
- a CDS encoding SPOR domain-containing protein: protein MSTRESRRLKEKRSMIPFGDIMLPVIGLVAVGLLIVGVKLFFLSGPKTPGYSPVAPTVPAAARQETPQQPSSRGKAATPSRPPATDNQAVLAAPVGSSRPVVFVPEGAGTKSSPVAAPPSAQPAPKAPPASSSKPSAKQPAVQSPAPSAAKSRWGVQIGSFTAREGAETVRQQAAKAGFSSVITAALVNGKTYFRVTVPAGNDRKAADNLADKLTKAGFPVFVVGMR from the coding sequence ATGTCCACGAGAGAGAGCAGAAGACTCAAGGAAAAACGCTCCATGATTCCTTTCGGGGATATCATGCTCCCGGTCATCGGCCTGGTGGCTGTCGGGCTTCTGATAGTAGGCGTGAAACTTTTTTTCCTGTCGGGACCCAAAACACCAGGGTATTCACCCGTTGCTCCCACGGTGCCGGCAGCTGCACGACAGGAAACACCACAACAACCTTCTTCGCGCGGCAAGGCGGCGACACCTTCCCGGCCCCCTGCCACCGATAACCAGGCCGTTCTGGCTGCTCCCGTAGGATCCAGCCGGCCTGTCGTCTTCGTTCCGGAAGGAGCCGGAACGAAGAGTTCCCCGGTGGCGGCGCCTCCTTCGGCCCAGCCAGCGCCGAAGGCTCCTCCCGCATCTTCGTCCAAACCTTCCGCAAAGCAGCCTGCAGTCCAGAGCCCGGCACCTTCGGCCGCCAAGAGCAGATGGGGGGTTCAAATCGGCTCATTCACCGCACGGGAGGGGGCAGAAACGGTCAGGCAGCAGGCAGCCAAGGCCGGTTTTTCTTCTGTCATCACAGCGGCCCTGGTCAATGGAAAAACTTACTTCAGAGTCACTGTGCCTGCAGGAAACGACAGAAAGGCAGCGGACAATCTGGCCGATAAACTGACAAAAGCCGGATTTCCGGTATTCGTCGTCGGCATGCGCTGA
- a CDS encoding molybdopterin molybdotransferase MoeA, translating to MAGFVEALTPRETALDHVSAVLRFPWKGEEVPVPVESCSGRISRPLIADENFPPFPRSTRDGYAVVSADCLGAAPGSPAYLTLAGEIPMGSAPSLSIRRGECALIHTGGILPDGADAVVMVEDTENAGNWIEVKKAVQRAENTVQAGEEFSVGDTLLKAGQKLDFRTAGLLAMAGVREAATARLTVGIISTGDEIAPPETVTLPAGKVRDVNASMLSALLIGEGHSVRNYGIAEDTRDALAAFVREALRECDVVAISGGSSVSMRDHCSSILEDLPPPGLLVRGILMSPGKPTLIAGTEDNRKLVLGLPGHPFSCFISAYTVLIPLLNALLLGKPAGPWKRVLVPVQEPVFGHTGIEEFIPCVLRNGRAFPFPVKSSFSKALAEADGLFRLSASHETIRQGEEAEIWLW from the coding sequence GTGGCCGGTTTTGTCGAAGCCCTCACCCCAAGAGAAACAGCGCTTGATCATGTTTCAGCCGTCCTTCGCTTTCCCTGGAAGGGGGAGGAGGTTCCCGTGCCTGTGGAATCCTGTTCCGGCCGGATTAGCAGACCTTTGATCGCGGACGAGAACTTTCCGCCCTTCCCGAGAAGCACCAGGGACGGGTATGCCGTCGTAAGCGCCGACTGTCTTGGCGCCGCCCCCGGCAGCCCCGCCTACCTGACCCTTGCAGGTGAAATACCCATGGGCTCTGCTCCTTCCCTTTCAATCCGCAGGGGAGAGTGCGCCCTTATTCATACCGGGGGTATCCTGCCCGACGGAGCGGATGCTGTCGTGATGGTGGAGGATACGGAAAACGCCGGAAACTGGATAGAGGTGAAAAAGGCCGTCCAAAGGGCGGAAAATACCGTCCAGGCGGGCGAAGAGTTTTCTGTTGGGGATACCCTGCTGAAAGCCGGGCAGAAGCTTGACTTCAGAACTGCCGGTCTTCTTGCAATGGCCGGCGTCAGAGAGGCCGCCACGGCAAGGCTGACGGTGGGAATAATCAGCACGGGAGACGAGATAGCGCCTCCCGAAACAGTCACGCTTCCTGCAGGCAAGGTTAGAGACGTGAATGCCTCCATGCTCTCGGCCCTCCTCATCGGAGAAGGCCACTCCGTCAGGAATTACGGAATAGCTGAAGACACGAGAGACGCTCTCGCCGCTTTCGTCAGGGAGGCACTCCGTGAATGCGACGTGGTCGCGATCAGCGGCGGCTCATCGGTCAGCATGAGAGATCATTGCTCGTCCATTCTCGAAGACCTTCCTCCTCCGGGACTTCTGGTCAGGGGGATTCTCATGTCACCCGGCAAACCTACCCTGATTGCGGGTACGGAGGATAACAGAAAACTTGTACTCGGCCTTCCGGGACACCCTTTTTCATGTTTCATTTCGGCGTACACAGTCCTTATCCCCCTTCTGAACGCTCTTCTCCTGGGGAAACCGGCGGGACCGTGGAAGCGGGTTCTCGTTCCGGTACAGGAACCGGTGTTCGGTCATACAGGTATCGAAGAATTTATCCCCTGCGTTCTGAGAAACGGCAGAGCCTTCCCCTTTCCCGTAAAATCCTCTTTTTCGAAAGCTCTGGCCGAGGCGGACGGATTGTTCAGGCTTTCCGCATCCCATGAAACCATCAGACAGGGGGAGGAGGCGGAAATTTGGCTCTGGTAG